A window of Pseudomonas putida genomic DNA:
GGCGTGGTCCGCGACCAAGGCAAATGCGGTGATGGCGGCCTGAACCTGTTGCTGGAACTGCTGTAACACGATCAACGGCGATAAACCCGACTGAACCCACCTGGCGCAGCACGTCTCCATAGCAAAAGGGCCCACGCCCTCCGGAGAACGCGGAGAACGTCAATGAACAGTCCGTTGCTCAAACTCTTCACCCACCCCGCCGACGCCTGGCTGGAAATCCGCCGAGCCGAGGAAGACCACCCGCAGCAATATCTGCCGCGCTTGCTGGCCTTGGCACTGATCCCCGCCGTGTGCCTGTTCGTCGGCACCACCACCTTCGGCTGGAGCCTGGCGGCCGAAGAACGGGTACGCCTGAGTATGGGCAGCGCTGCGCAGCTGGCAGGCTTGCTCTACGTCACCACGGTGGCCGGGGTAATGCTGATGGGCACGATGATCCGCTGGATGTCGCGCGGTTTCGATGCACAGCCCAGCCTCAACCAGTGCATCGGCTTTGCCGCCTACTGCGCCACGCCATGGTTCTTCGCCGGGGTGGCCGGCCTGCTGCCGGTCCGCTGGCTGGCACTGGCGGCACTGCTGGCAGCCTCGGCGTATGCCAGCGTGTTGCTATATGGCGGGTTGCAGACTTTCCTGCGGCTGAAGAAGGAGCAGGCCATGCTGTTCGCGACCTGTGTGTGGGGGGTGGGGTTACTGCTGCTGGTGACCATCCTGGTGGCGATGATCCTGTTCTGGTTCAACGGCCTGATGCCGGAATATGTGCGCCCGGCCAACCTCGGCTGACCGGGGCGCAGCGGGCGCGCTCAGGCAATCGCCTTGAGTGGCGCCGGGTGGCTGGTACGCAGCGCGTGCAGCTGCCCCACCAGGTTGACCAGGTCGCGGCAACTGTTGAGGCTTTGCAGCGGGACCCCGCTCAGGGTCACGCCCTCATCGAGACTCTGGCCCTGCCCCAGGCGGATGGTCAGGTTGGCGCCGTCCGGGCAGCTGACTTCACAACGGTCGGGCAGGCAGGCCTGCTCGATCATCTGCCGCATTTCTAGCATCGAAACTCCTATCAACGACATGGTACGACCCTCTCTGTGCGATGGTCTGTTGTGTGAGTACGCCTTTGTCAGGCGGGGTGCCAATTGATATTGCGCATGCCGCGGCAGGCGTTCATACGCCGGGGCAATTATCGGGCAGGGAATCCTCTAGCACCTTAGTGGAAGATTGCTTGCCCGGGTGCAGGGTTCGAACGCAATGGCAGTTTTAACGACGAGTGGTCCCGGCAGGCCCCAGCGATGCCCACAGGTGCTGGGCCGCATAGGCCCGCCAGGGTCGCCAGGCCAAGGCGCGTTGCGCCAGTTGGGCGCCATCGCCTTCGAGCAGACGCAATGCCTTGACCAGCGCCACATCGCCCAGCGGCAAGGCATCGGCCGCACCGGCCTGGCGCAGCGCGAGGTACTGCGCGCTCCAAGGGCCGATCCCCTTGACTTGGCACAGGTTGCGCTGCAGTTCCTCCAGCATTTGCCCGCTGCGTAGCAGCCCGGGCTCGGCCAGCAGTGCGCTGGCCAGCCTGCCCAGGGTGGCTGCGCGCGCCTGCGGCATGCCCAGGCCATCGAACTGCGCAGCCGCCAGTACCGGCAGAGCCGGAAACACATGGCTCAGGCCGGTTGCGGGCCAGCGCAAGGCCACGCCGTGGCGTTGCACCAGACGGCCGGCCAGGGTCATGGCCCCGGCCACACTGACCTGCTGACCCAGCACAGTGCGCACGGCCTGCTCGCACGGGTCCCAGCCTTGTGGCACGCGCAGGCCTGGGCGCTCCTGCAGCAGGCGAGCCATCAGCGGGTCGCGGGACAGATCGGCAGTGATGCGCGCGGGGTCGGCATCAAGGTCGAAGACCCGCCTCAGCCTGGCCGTCAGGCCGGGTAGCGCGTGAGCCGGGACGCCTTCAAGGCAGACCCGCAGGTACTGGCTGCGCGAAGGGGTAGCGTGCAAGACGGCATGGCGGCCGGCAGTCACCAGGGTACGGCGGTAGGTGCCGTCGAGGCAGGTCTCGATACCGGGGATGCAACGGGCAGCGAGGAAGGCCAGGGTCGAGGGCCAATGGTAAGGGGCACGGTAACGCAGCCACAGGATGTGGCGCCCGGGGGTGGGCAATGATCGGCGCACGGCGTGCATGGGGGTGAGCTTTGGCATGGGTGCATCATGCCAGCAAATGTAATGCCTATACCGGCCCTATCGCCGGCAAGCCCCCCACCTCGACCGCATTGATCCCAAGCCATGTGCAATACCTGTGGGAGCTGGCTTGCCGGCGATAGGGCCGGACAAGCCATTCAATCAATCAGGATCAATGCGCAGCGCCGTCCCGTGCATCGTGCATCTGCCCGAACCGCCCGGCATGGAAGTCGTCGAACGACTCGGCAATTTCTGCCTGGCTGTTCATCACGAACGGGCCATAACCCACTATCGGCTCGTCGATCGGTTCGCCGCTGAGCAACAGCAGGCTGGCACCTTCCAGCGCTTCGACAGCAACATCCACGCCGCCCCGGTCAAGCAGCACCAGGCTGGATGGGCCGGCTTCGCGCTCGCCGTTGATTCGCACATTGCCACGCAACACCACAAGCGCCGCATTGCGCCCGGCGGCCACCGGCAGTTGCAAGGCTGCACCGGCATTCAGGCGCAGGTCCCAGACATCCATGGCGGTAAAGGTCCGTGCCGGGCCAGCGTGGCCACGATAGTCACCGGCAATCACCCGCAGGCTACCGCCCTCACGGTCCAGCGCCACCACCGGGATCTCCTCGGCCAGCAGCGTCTGGTAGCCAGCCGCGGCGCGCTTGTCCCGCGCCGGCAGGTTGACCCACAGCTGTACCATCTCCAGCGTACCGCCAGTGCGGGCGAAGCCTGGGGAATGGAACTCTTCATGGATGATGCCATTGGCGGCTGTCATCCATTGCACGTCACCGGGGCCGATCAAGCCACCCGCGCCAGTGGAGTCCCGGTGCTCCAGCTCGCCCTGGTAAACGATGGTCACGGTTTCGAAGCCGCGGTGCGGGTGCTGGCCAACCCCACGCCGCGCGCTGGTTGGTGTGAAGTCATAAGGACCGGCATAGTCCAACAGCAGGAACGGGCTGATCTTGCTGGCCAGGTTGTCGTAGGTGAACAGGCTGCGCACCGGGAAACCATCACCTACCCAGTGGGCGTGAGGGCTGCGATGAATACCCAGAATCGTTTTCATGAGAAGGCTCCTCTCTTGGTTGGGATAACCTTATCAATGATGCCAATCACGCGGTAGCTGGCTGGCTTGGCATTCATCGTCCCATCAATGGAACAATTATCTCAACAAGAAACCAAGCACCCACTCCGCAGCCATGGCCGGGTCTTCCTGCATGAAGCAGTGTCCTCCGGGGACCTGCTGCG
This region includes:
- a CDS encoding Yip1 family protein — protein: MNSPLLKLFTHPADAWLEIRRAEEDHPQQYLPRLLALALIPAVCLFVGTTTFGWSLAAEERVRLSMGSAAQLAGLLYVTTVAGVMLMGTMIRWMSRGFDAQPSLNQCIGFAAYCATPWFFAGVAGLLPVRWLALAALLAASAYASVLLYGGLQTFLRLKKEQAMLFATCVWGVGLLLLVTILVAMILFWFNGLMPEYVRPANLG
- a CDS encoding AlkA N-terminal domain-containing protein, whose protein sequence is MPKLTPMHAVRRSLPTPGRHILWLRYRAPYHWPSTLAFLAARCIPGIETCLDGTYRRTLVTAGRHAVLHATPSRSQYLRVCLEGVPAHALPGLTARLRRVFDLDADPARITADLSRDPLMARLLQERPGLRVPQGWDPCEQAVRTVLGQQVSVAGAMTLAGRLVQRHGVALRWPATGLSHVFPALPVLAAAQFDGLGMPQARAATLGRLASALLAEPGLLRSGQMLEELQRNLCQVKGIGPWSAQYLALRQAGAADALPLGDVALVKALRLLEGDGAQLAQRALAWRPWRAYAAQHLWASLGPAGTTRR
- a CDS encoding DUF1652 domain-containing protein, whose protein sequence is MSLIGVSMLEMRQMIEQACLPDRCEVSCPDGANLTIRLGQGQSLDEGVTLSGVPLQSLNSCRDLVNLVGQLHALRTSHPAPLKAIA
- a CDS encoding pirin family protein, which gives rise to MKTILGIHRSPHAHWVGDGFPVRSLFTYDNLASKISPFLLLDYAGPYDFTPTSARRGVGQHPHRGFETVTIVYQGELEHRDSTGAGGLIGPGDVQWMTAANGIIHEEFHSPGFARTGGTLEMVQLWVNLPARDKRAAAGYQTLLAEEIPVVALDREGGSLRVIAGDYRGHAGPARTFTAMDVWDLRLNAGAALQLPVAAGRNAALVVLRGNVRINGEREAGPSSLVLLDRGGVDVAVEALEGASLLLLSGEPIDEPIVGYGPFVMNSQAEIAESFDDFHAGRFGQMHDARDGAAH